The Ignavibacteriales bacterium genome has a window encoding:
- a CDS encoding aryl-sulfate sulfotransferase, giving the protein MMVIIQMEFTKKILFLFSIIFSISFSFSLHAQDEQFKIVYLSPLPGSIYNLPQTNIIIATNDLIDENNFLNNSELIVLGSKSGQHTGELIVSDDRKTIVFNANLEFFEEESITVQLRGVIKAQNGKVIDSLAFKFWVNKANYKFQISSNYMKEFENNFYANSSKQNQNYEVNAQSNLDSLPSDFPKFRITVRDNPDSDYIFIGTTSAINPYIMILDNNGNPVYYKRTRSGTYDFKVQPNGWLTYYDMKSSFYYAMDSSYNLVDSFKCGNGYYTDLHELRLLPNGHALILGVDTKTMDMSRLVIGGSTTALVIGSVVQELDKNKNVVFQWLCWDYINVIDTYTDPRQNSFDFSHGNAIELDDDGNLLVSFRNLQEITKIDRGTGNIIWRLGGRKNQFNFLNDTIGFSWQHAVRRLANGNILLFDNGFRRNNPSIMFTRVVEYKLDEKLKTAELIWQCRNNPDVYSIGLGYAQRLKNGNTFIGWGYTFPTITEVRPDGTKAFEMSFKDNLFTYRAYRFPWKSKYHSLGKLEMLNLVNTFKPVAINDTTSVLVVIKNTHDKPIAINSIKNHSTIFYTPLNFPVTIPAGNFIDLKIFFKPIAIGYFSDTLEIDYDSGKENILLFGESPAPVITANANELDFGDVLINQTVSKQILITNSSVNKLVIDSLTIRTRQFITPKISLPYSIKSGDTLKLQISFKPDSLITYSDSLFVYTNSDPRIYKIILKGNAILTGITAQQNLAPKEFSLKQNFPNPFNQSTIIQYEISEQVKVKVNIYNLLGQNIKTLVDEIQPAGYYSMKWKGTDNSGVTVCSGVYVYRIQAGNYILSRKMLMLN; this is encoded by the coding sequence CTAAGAAAATATTATTCTTATTCTCAATTATCTTTAGTATAAGTTTTTCATTTTCATTACACGCGCAGGATGAACAATTTAAAATCGTTTATCTCTCTCCATTACCAGGATCAATTTATAATTTGCCTCAAACCAATATCATCATTGCTACAAACGATTTAATTGATGAAAACAATTTTTTAAATAATTCTGAATTGATAGTTCTCGGTTCTAAATCGGGGCAGCATACCGGTGAACTTATTGTAAGCGATGATAGAAAGACAATTGTTTTCAATGCTAATTTGGAATTTTTTGAAGAAGAAAGTATTACTGTGCAACTTCGTGGAGTTATTAAGGCGCAAAATGGAAAGGTAATTGATTCATTAGCTTTTAAATTTTGGGTTAACAAAGCAAATTATAAATTCCAAATATCTTCTAACTATATGAAGGAATTTGAAAACAATTTTTACGCTAACAGCTCGAAGCAAAATCAAAATTATGAAGTTAATGCTCAATCAAACCTGGATAGTTTGCCTTCCGATTTTCCTAAATTTAGAATAACAGTCCGGGATAATCCTGATTCAGATTATATTTTCATAGGTACTACTTCTGCCATAAATCCGTACATAATGATTTTAGATAACAATGGAAATCCGGTTTATTATAAACGAACAAGAAGTGGTACTTATGATTTCAAGGTTCAACCAAATGGTTGGCTGACTTATTATGATATGAAATCTTCGTTTTACTACGCAATGGATTCATCATATAATCTTGTTGATAGTTTTAAGTGCGGGAATGGGTATTATACGGATTTGCATGAATTGCGATTACTGCCAAACGGTCATGCATTAATTCTAGGTGTTGATACCAAGACTATGGATATGAGTCGATTAGTAATTGGCGGAAGTACAACCGCTCTGGTAATTGGCAGCGTTGTTCAGGAGCTGGACAAAAATAAAAATGTGGTTTTCCAATGGTTGTGTTGGGATTACATTAATGTTATTGATACTTATACTGACCCACGACAAAACTCATTCGATTTTTCTCATGGTAATGCAATAGAATTAGATGATGATGGAAATTTGTTAGTCTCATTTCGGAATCTTCAGGAGATTACAAAAATAGATAGGGGAACCGGTAATATAATCTGGCGGCTGGGTGGGCGAAAAAATCAATTTAATTTTTTAAATGATACAATTGGTTTTTCCTGGCAGCATGCTGTTAGAAGATTAGCTAATGGTAATATTTTATTGTTTGATAATGGATTCAGACGCAATAATCCATCAATAATGTTTACCAGAGTAGTTGAATACAAACTTGATGAAAAATTGAAGACTGCTGAATTAATTTGGCAATGCAGGAATAATCCCGATGTCTATAGTATTGGATTAGGTTATGCGCAAAGATTAAAAAACGGAAATACATTTATCGGTTGGGGTTATACCTTTCCTACAATTACAGAAGTTCGTCCAGATGGTACTAAAGCATTTGAAATGTCATTCAAAGACAATTTGTTTACTTACCGGGCGTATCGCTTTCCATGGAAATCTAAATATCATTCTTTGGGAAAGCTTGAAATGTTAAACCTTGTAAACACATTCAAACCGGTTGCTATAAATGATACAACCTCAGTTCTGGTGGTAATTAAAAATACACATGATAAACCAATTGCTATTAATTCAATAAAAAATCATTCAACCATCTTTTATACTCCATTAAATTTTCCCGTTACTATTCCTGCCGGTAATTTTATTGATTTAAAAATTTTCTTTAAGCCGATTGCCATTGGATATTTTTCGGATACACTTGAAATTGATTATGATAGCGGCAAGGAAAATATTCTTTTATTCGGTGAATCGCCTGCTCCGGTGATAACTGCAAATGCCAACGAACTGGACTTTGGCGATGTTTTGATTAATCAAACTGTTTCTAAGCAAATATTAATTACAAATTCTTCAGTAAACAAATTAGTAATTGATTCATTAACTATAAGAACAAGACAATTTATTACACCAAAAATATCACTTCCATATTCAATCAAAAGTGGTGATACACTTAAACTACAAATTTCTTTCAAGCCAGATTCCTTGATTACTTATTCTGATTCCCTTTTCGTTTACACTAATTCTGATCCACGCATTTACAAAATCATATTAAAAGGAAATGCAATATTAACCGGCATAACTGCACAACAGAATTTAGCTCCTAAAGAATTTTCACTTAAACAAAATTTTCCAAATCCGTTCAATCAATCAACTATAATTCAATATGAAATAAGTGAACAGGTAAAAGTAAAAGTTAATATTTATAATTTGTTA